A window of the Drosophila simulans strain w501 chromosome 2L, Prin_Dsim_3.1, whole genome shotgun sequence genome harbors these coding sequences:
- the LOC6730617 gene encoding mitogen-activated protein kinase-binding protein 1 isoform X8: MRHLIMTPASLSASTPTLSTLHHQRMALQSQSQSPLASPLTPSPSSVFGSPKFPANYERSEKIKLKKVLGLTVCSNAALDVSPVSGLLAYPAGCTVVLFNAKRQTQAYLVNTSRKAFTSVAFSRCGRYVATGECGINPAIKVWELETPNGSLEHCSGGSVVAEFVDHKYAVTCVAFSPTGKYLVSVGSQHDMIVNVFDWRANLKMASNKISSKVAAVCFSEDGSYFVTVGNRHVKYWYLEGGRKYKDPIPLMGRSAILGDLRDNDFCAVACGKGICAESTYAITRQGHLVEFSSRRLLDKWVQCRTTNANCICVNERFILVGCAESIIRIFNAATLEYVTTLPRTHYLGVDVAQGIQINHIMSVPQQAKFPDCIAMVFDEQRSKVSCVYNDHSLYIWDLRDISRVGKSHSFLYHSTCIWGVETVPYNVEREPSQTLPEECFVTCSSDDTIRVWGLDGCTNNDIYRRNIYSKELLKIVYSDDELQFIKDQGSSLFDKAGNSSYDGRNGVRCIKISPELQHLASGDRCGNIRVYSLVNLRLLTTIEAHESEVLCLEYSNEKIERKLLASASRDRLIHVFDVAQNYLLLQTLDDHSSSITSIKFVGAGLNFQMISCGADKSIMFRSFQGNIFMRGTNTSGKTTLYDMEVDSNAKHILTACQDRNVRVYGTQNAKQTKTFKGSHSDEGSLIKLSLDPSGIYVATSCTDKTLAVYDYYSNECMARMYGHSELVTGLKFTNDCRHLISASGDGCIFIWQVPHDMIVTMQARMSQQRLRSGHAPLPRPLAPISPPDGIVLESPTSEIEQPQLQPKFGVAERFSDVGQLPQWAMRKAAADSDSGALSIPTPIGGSATVPGMHAASSMGNLSSSPSQQMTGLAPRARGRWAQRSTQLETADDLRSNSESPLGTVSSVGGHSGVNVQTSDYNSASSKDITYNQTYLSEDSSIDSGMETRRGELKFIGSSNNGTVVTVSSVSSMAVFASNGAMSTGSGAAQQRLQLPDKRLKPGLRFDTHTHDHDGDVEDISDGERTSSDHGMFYNNLAPSTPTDFKVTAMNEDELRKSVRRQKFEKSGLQLTPSALSGNGSSHTASTGTGTSDTEDEGSTPSAENAERSLASTLGGSSENLPQASTNSFLHAALPEGPGLTTPMERGGSSRRSISAKHNTENGKSVAAPPTITKSYTSTKKEELLQVINKVKQQLENGTRKNGNTRLNAIAEVGHRPLRGSHSISDLSLAANLDGSRNAGGGPGRYTKPGNPKTLNPMPIEESSIRRACSLSDLHMGNFGKPGKSQNGTPQKPQVQHRNGNVSRSASKRNSLQGKTGLGASSNSMNVLNQGSDSEPEDSNRLRSASNGQGRSNGPIAANRQYSNKINNVNNNRRKTPNFSSATPMQDDSSSEETPNSTVNNKPIVPPRPRNLAFDHKSKLMINNSGSPGGNAKQRSGVTSTEDFEGTDPEAQVHNVINKLYTTTQAAMQLHANLKNTLLLKELENALIMSRNMLSSITNRQADKTNNGGGGLGVGGSGGLNHDQLNADNGDYLMMVNNCADLLSNLRTKHKPDDCENNS; encoded by the exons ATAAAACTCAAAAAGGTCCTGGGCCTCACCGTGTGCAGCAATGCGGCTCTGGATGTGTCCCCAGTCAGCGGCCTGCTGGCCTATCCAGCTGG CTGCACCGTGGTGCTCTTCAATGCGAAACGCCAGACACAGGCCTACCTGGTCAACACCTCCCGCAAAGCATTCACATCCGTGGCGTTCTCCCGGTGTGGTCGCTACGTGGCCACCGGGGAGTGTGGCATCAATCCGGCCATCAAGGTCTGGGAGCTGGAGACTCCGAACGGAAGTCTGGAGcactgcagcggcggcagtgTTGTTGCGGAGTTTGTGGACCACAAATACGCCGTCACCTGTGTG GCCTTTTCGCCCACTGGCAAGTACCTGGTTTCGGTGGGCTCCCAGCACGACATGATTGTCAATGTGTTCGACTGGCGGGCCAACCTCAAGATGGCCTCGAATAAAATCAGCTCTAAGGTGGCTGCCGTGTGCTTTTCCGAGGATGGCAGCTACTTTGTGACCGTGGGCAATCGCCACGTGAAATACTGGTATCTGGAGGGCGGAAGAAAG TACAAGGATCCTATTCCCCTGATGGGTCGGAGCGCAATTCTGGGCGATTTGCGGGACAACGACTTTTGTGCGGTGGCGTGCGGCAAGGGGATATGTGCGGAGAGCACGTACGCTATCACGCGGCAAGGACACTTGGTGGAGTTCAGCTCCCGCCGCCTGCTCGACAAGTGGGTGCAGTGCCGCACCACCAATGCCAACTGTATCTGCGTGAATGAAAGGTTCATTCTCGTGGGCTGTGCGGAGTCCATCATCCGCATCTTCAATGCGGCCACGCTGGAATACGTGACCACTCTGCCCAGAACTCATTACCTGGGCGTGGATGTGGCCCAGGGCATCCAGATCAACCACATCATGTCGGTGCCACAGCAGGCCAAGTTCCCCGACTGCATTGCCATGGTGTTCGACGAACAGCGTTCCAAG GTGAGCTGCGTTTACAACGATCACTCTCTTTACATCTGGGATCTGCGCGACATCTCACGAGTGGGCAAGTCGCACTCGTTCCTTTATCACTCCACTTGCATCTGGGGCGTGGAGACAGTGCCATATAACGTGGAGCGGGAGCCATCGCAAACCCTTCCAGAGGAATGCTTCGTCACCTGCTCCTCGGACGACACGATCCGTGTCTGGGGATTGGACGGATGCACCAACAACGATATCTATCGGAGGAACATCTACTCCAAGGAGTTGCTGAAGATCGTCTACAGCGACGATGAACTGCAGTTTATCAAGGATCAGGGTTCGTCCCTGTTCGACAAAGCTGGAAACTCCTCCTACGATGGAAGGAATGGAGTGCGGTGCATCAAGATCAGTCCGGAACTGCAGCACTTGGCCAGTGGAGATCGTTGCGGCAACATACGCGTGTATAGTCTGGTCAATCTGCGCCTCCTCACCACCATCGAAGCCCATGAGTCTGAGGTGCTTTGCTTGGAGTATTCCAATGAGAAGATCGAACGAAAGTTATTAGCCAGTGCCAGTAGGGATCGACTGATCCATGTTTTCGACGTGGCGCAGAATTATCTACTGCTACAAACGCTGGATGATCACAGCTCCTCCATCACCTCCATTAAGTTTGTGGGTGCAGGACTCAACTTCCAGATGATCAGTTGTGGCGCCGACAAATCTATTATGTTTAGGAGTTTTCAG GGAAATATCTTCATGAGGGGCACCAACACCTCAGGAAAGACGACGTTGTACGACATGGAGGTGGACTCGAATGCCAAGCACATTTTGACCGCCTGCCAGGATCGCAACGTGCGGGTTTACGGAACCCAGAATGCCAAGCAAACAAAGACCTTCAAGGGCTCTCATTCAGACGAAGGAAGTCTGATCAAACTCAGTCTCGATCCCAGTGGCATCTATGTGGCCACTTCCTGCACGGATAAAACGCTTGCTGTTTATGATTACTACTCCAATGAGTGCATGGCAAGGATGTACGGTCACAGCGAGTTGGTCACGGGACTCAAGTTCACCAACGATTGCAGACATTTAATTTCCGCAAGTGGCGACGGTTGCATTTTCATATGGCAAGTGCCACACGATATGATAGTGACCATGCAGGCCAGGATGTCGCAACAGCGTCTCAGATCTGGACATGCTCCATTGCCGCGACCCTTGGCTCCCATTTCGCCACCGGATGGTATTGTCCTGGAATCGCCTACCAGTGAAATAGAGCAGCCGCAATTGCAGCCCAAGTTCGGAGTAGCCGAAAGGTTTTCCGATGTGGGTCAACTGCCTCAGTGGGCGATGCGAAAAGCAGCAGCCGATTCGGATAGTGGGGCCTTGTCCATACCCACGCCCATTGGTGGATCTGCAACTGTGCCTGGCATGCATGCTGCTTCATCGATGGGAAATCTAAGCTCATCGCCCAGTCAACAGATGACAGGACTGGCACCCCGGGCCAGGGGAAGATGGGCCCAGAGGAGCACTCAGTTGGAAACGGCCGATGACCTGCGTTCCAACTCCGAAAGTCCTCTGGGAACCGTTTCGTCTGTAGGTGGTCACAGCGGTGTAAATGTCCAGACCTCTGATTACAATAGTGCCTCTTCCAAGGACATTACGTACAATCAAACCTACTTGAGTGAGGACTCCTCCATCGATTCTGGGATGGAGACGCGAAGGGGCGAACTCAAGTTcattggcagcagcaacaacggaACGGTGGTCACTGTGTCCTCCGTTTCCTCGATGGCTGTTTTTGCCTCCAATGGTGCCATGTCGACGGGTTCTGGAGCTGCCCAACAGCGTCTTCAGTTGCCGGATAAACGGTTAAAGCCGGGTCTGCGATTCGATACCCATACCCATGATCACGATGGGGATGTGGAAGACATCTCCGATGGAGAGAGAACTAGCTCCGATCACGGAATGTTCTACAACAACCTCGCGCCCAGCACGCCAAC AGATTTCAAGGTGACGGCCATGAACGAGGATGAGCTGCGCAAATCGGTGCGCCGTCAGAAGTTTGAAAAGTCCGGCCTTCAGCTTACCCCTTCGGCTctcagcggaaacggaagttcGCATACTGCGAGCACCGGAACTGGGACCTCCGATACCGAAGACGAAGGCTCCACGCCCAGTGCCGAAAATGCCGAGCGGTCGCTGGCCTCGACGTTGGGTGGCAGTTCGGAGAATCTGCCCCAGGCCAGCACCAACAGCTTCCTGCACGCCGCCTTGCCAGAGGGACCGGGACTAACAACGCCAATGGAAAGGGGTGGCAGCA GTCGCCGCAGCATCAGCGCCAAGCACAATACGGAGAATGGGAAAAGCGTGGCCGCGCCGCCCACCATCACCAAGTCGTATACAAGCACCAaaaaggaggagctgctgcaggtCATCAACAAGGtcaagcagcagctggagaat GGTACGCGAAAAAATGGCAACACACGGTTGAATGCAATAGCTGAG GTAGGCCATAGACCCCTCCGGGGAAGCCATAGCATATCGGACCTGAGTCTGGCAGCCAACTTGGATGGATCGAGGAATGCGGGCGGAGGACCAGGACGTTACACGAAGCCAG GCAATCCCAAAACGCTCAATCCCATGCCCATCGAGGAGTCCTCCATACGCCGCGCCTGTTCGCTGAGCGACCTGCACATGGGCAACTTTGGCAAGC ctggaaaatcgcAGAATGGCACTCCACAGAAGCCGCAGGTCCAGCACCGAAATGGAAACGTCTCGCGATCGGCCAGCAAAAGGAACAGTTTGCAGGGCAAAACTGGGTTGGGTGCCTCCAGCAACTCCATGAACGTTCTCAATCAGGGC AGCGACTCGGAACCCGAGGACAGCAACCGCTTGCGAAGTGCCAGCAACGGGCAGGGACGCAGCAACGGACCCATTG CTGCGAATCGCCAGTACAGCAACAAGATTAACAATGTTAACAACAATCGGCGAAAGACGCCAAACTTTAGCAGTG CCACGCCCATGCAGGACGACTCCAGCTCCGAGGAGACGCCCAATAGCACTGTCAACAACAAGCCCATTGTGCCACCAAGGCCTAGGAACCTGGCCTTTGATCACAAGAGCAAACTGATGATCAACAACAGTGGCAGCCCCGGCGGAAATGCCAAACAGAGGAGCGGAGTGACTTCCACTGAGGATTTCGAGGGCACAGATc CTGAAGCCCAAGTACACAATGTGATCAATAAACTTTATACAACCACACAAGCAGCTATGCAGCTGCATGCGAATCTGAAGAATACGCTGCTGCTGAAGGAACTGGAGAACGCCCTGATCATGTCCAGGAATATGCTAAGCAGCATCACCAATCG ACAAGCGGATAAGACGAACAACGGAGGCGGGGGATTAGGAGTGGGTGGTAGTGGGGGATTGAACCACGATCAGCTGAACGCTGACAACGGAGACTATCTGATGATGGTCAACAACTGTGCCGATCTTTTGAGCAATTTACGCACGAAGCACAAACCCGATGACTGTGAGAATAACTCCTAG
- the LOC6730617 gene encoding mitogen-activated protein kinase-binding protein 1 isoform X9, whose product MRHLIMTPASLSASTPTLSTLHHQRMALQSQSQSPLASPLTPSPSSVFGSPKFPANYERSEKIKLKKVLGLTVCSNAALDVSPVSGLLAYPAGCTVVLFNAKRQTQAYLVNTSRKAFTSVAFSRCGRYVATGECGINPAIKVWELETPNGSLEHCSGGSVVAEFVDHKYAVTCVAFSPTGKYLVSVGSQHDMIVNVFDWRANLKMASNKISSKVAAVCFSEDGSYFVTVGNRHVKYWYLEGGRKYKDPIPLMGRSAILGDLRDNDFCAVACGKGICAESTYAITRQGHLVEFSSRRLLDKWVQCRTTNANCICVNERFILVGCAESIIRIFNAATLEYVTTLPRTHYLGVDVAQGIQINHIMSVPQQAKFPDCIAMVFDEQRSKVSCVYNDHSLYIWDLRDISRVGKSHSFLYHSTCIWGVETVPYNVEREPSQTLPEECFVTCSSDDTIRVWGLDGCTNNDIYRRNIYSKELLKIVYSDDELQFIKDQGSSLFDKAGNSSYDGRNGVRCIKISPELQHLASGDRCGNIRVYSLVNLRLLTTIEAHESEVLCLEYSNEKIERKLLASASRDRLIHVFDVAQNYLLLQTLDDHSSSITSIKFVGAGLNFQMISCGADKSIMFRSFQGNIFMRGTNTSGKTTLYDMEVDSNAKHILTACQDRNVRVYGTQNAKQTKTFKGSHSDEGSLIKLSLDPSGIYVATSCTDKTLAVYDYYSNECMARMYGHSELVTGLKFTNDCRHLISASGDGCIFIWQVPHDMIVTMQARMSQQRLRSGHAPLPRPLAPISPPDGIVLESPTSEIEQPQLQPKFGVAERFSDVGQLPQWAMRKAAADSDSGALSIPTPIGGSATVPGMHAASSMGNLSSSPSQQMTGLAPRARGRWAQRSTQLETADDLRSNSESPLGTVSSVGGHSGVNVQTSDYNSASSKDITYNQTYLSEDSSIDSGMETRRGELKFIGSSNNGTVVTVSSVSSMAVFASNGAMSTGSGAAQQRLQLPDKRLKPGLRFDTHTHDHDGDVEDISDGERTSSDHGMFYNNLAPSTPTDFKVTAMNEDELRKSVRRQKFEKSGLQLTPSALSGNGSSHTASTGTGTSDTEDEGSTPSAENAERSLASTLGGSSENLPQASTNSFLHAALPEGPGLTTPMERGGSSRRSISAKHNTENGKSVAAPPTITKSYTSTKKEELLQVINKVKQQLENVGHRPLRGSHSISDLSLAANLDGSRNAGGGPGRYTKPGNPKTLNPMPIEESSIRRACSLSDLHMGNFGKPGKSQNGTPQKPQVQHRNGNVSRSASKRNSLQGKTGLGASSNSMNVLNQGSDSEPEDSNRLRSASNGQGRSNGPIAANRQYSNKINNVNNNRRKTPNFSSATPMQDDSSSEETPNSTVNNKPIVPPRPRNLAFDHKSKLMINNSGSPGGNAKQRSGVTSTEDFEGTDPEAQVHNVINKLYTTTQAAMQLHANLKNTLLLKELENALIMSRNMLSSITNRQADKTNNGGGGLGVGGSGGLNHDQLNADNGDYLMMVNNCADLLSNLRTKHKPDDCENNS is encoded by the exons ATAAAACTCAAAAAGGTCCTGGGCCTCACCGTGTGCAGCAATGCGGCTCTGGATGTGTCCCCAGTCAGCGGCCTGCTGGCCTATCCAGCTGG CTGCACCGTGGTGCTCTTCAATGCGAAACGCCAGACACAGGCCTACCTGGTCAACACCTCCCGCAAAGCATTCACATCCGTGGCGTTCTCCCGGTGTGGTCGCTACGTGGCCACCGGGGAGTGTGGCATCAATCCGGCCATCAAGGTCTGGGAGCTGGAGACTCCGAACGGAAGTCTGGAGcactgcagcggcggcagtgTTGTTGCGGAGTTTGTGGACCACAAATACGCCGTCACCTGTGTG GCCTTTTCGCCCACTGGCAAGTACCTGGTTTCGGTGGGCTCCCAGCACGACATGATTGTCAATGTGTTCGACTGGCGGGCCAACCTCAAGATGGCCTCGAATAAAATCAGCTCTAAGGTGGCTGCCGTGTGCTTTTCCGAGGATGGCAGCTACTTTGTGACCGTGGGCAATCGCCACGTGAAATACTGGTATCTGGAGGGCGGAAGAAAG TACAAGGATCCTATTCCCCTGATGGGTCGGAGCGCAATTCTGGGCGATTTGCGGGACAACGACTTTTGTGCGGTGGCGTGCGGCAAGGGGATATGTGCGGAGAGCACGTACGCTATCACGCGGCAAGGACACTTGGTGGAGTTCAGCTCCCGCCGCCTGCTCGACAAGTGGGTGCAGTGCCGCACCACCAATGCCAACTGTATCTGCGTGAATGAAAGGTTCATTCTCGTGGGCTGTGCGGAGTCCATCATCCGCATCTTCAATGCGGCCACGCTGGAATACGTGACCACTCTGCCCAGAACTCATTACCTGGGCGTGGATGTGGCCCAGGGCATCCAGATCAACCACATCATGTCGGTGCCACAGCAGGCCAAGTTCCCCGACTGCATTGCCATGGTGTTCGACGAACAGCGTTCCAAG GTGAGCTGCGTTTACAACGATCACTCTCTTTACATCTGGGATCTGCGCGACATCTCACGAGTGGGCAAGTCGCACTCGTTCCTTTATCACTCCACTTGCATCTGGGGCGTGGAGACAGTGCCATATAACGTGGAGCGGGAGCCATCGCAAACCCTTCCAGAGGAATGCTTCGTCACCTGCTCCTCGGACGACACGATCCGTGTCTGGGGATTGGACGGATGCACCAACAACGATATCTATCGGAGGAACATCTACTCCAAGGAGTTGCTGAAGATCGTCTACAGCGACGATGAACTGCAGTTTATCAAGGATCAGGGTTCGTCCCTGTTCGACAAAGCTGGAAACTCCTCCTACGATGGAAGGAATGGAGTGCGGTGCATCAAGATCAGTCCGGAACTGCAGCACTTGGCCAGTGGAGATCGTTGCGGCAACATACGCGTGTATAGTCTGGTCAATCTGCGCCTCCTCACCACCATCGAAGCCCATGAGTCTGAGGTGCTTTGCTTGGAGTATTCCAATGAGAAGATCGAACGAAAGTTATTAGCCAGTGCCAGTAGGGATCGACTGATCCATGTTTTCGACGTGGCGCAGAATTATCTACTGCTACAAACGCTGGATGATCACAGCTCCTCCATCACCTCCATTAAGTTTGTGGGTGCAGGACTCAACTTCCAGATGATCAGTTGTGGCGCCGACAAATCTATTATGTTTAGGAGTTTTCAG GGAAATATCTTCATGAGGGGCACCAACACCTCAGGAAAGACGACGTTGTACGACATGGAGGTGGACTCGAATGCCAAGCACATTTTGACCGCCTGCCAGGATCGCAACGTGCGGGTTTACGGAACCCAGAATGCCAAGCAAACAAAGACCTTCAAGGGCTCTCATTCAGACGAAGGAAGTCTGATCAAACTCAGTCTCGATCCCAGTGGCATCTATGTGGCCACTTCCTGCACGGATAAAACGCTTGCTGTTTATGATTACTACTCCAATGAGTGCATGGCAAGGATGTACGGTCACAGCGAGTTGGTCACGGGACTCAAGTTCACCAACGATTGCAGACATTTAATTTCCGCAAGTGGCGACGGTTGCATTTTCATATGGCAAGTGCCACACGATATGATAGTGACCATGCAGGCCAGGATGTCGCAACAGCGTCTCAGATCTGGACATGCTCCATTGCCGCGACCCTTGGCTCCCATTTCGCCACCGGATGGTATTGTCCTGGAATCGCCTACCAGTGAAATAGAGCAGCCGCAATTGCAGCCCAAGTTCGGAGTAGCCGAAAGGTTTTCCGATGTGGGTCAACTGCCTCAGTGGGCGATGCGAAAAGCAGCAGCCGATTCGGATAGTGGGGCCTTGTCCATACCCACGCCCATTGGTGGATCTGCAACTGTGCCTGGCATGCATGCTGCTTCATCGATGGGAAATCTAAGCTCATCGCCCAGTCAACAGATGACAGGACTGGCACCCCGGGCCAGGGGAAGATGGGCCCAGAGGAGCACTCAGTTGGAAACGGCCGATGACCTGCGTTCCAACTCCGAAAGTCCTCTGGGAACCGTTTCGTCTGTAGGTGGTCACAGCGGTGTAAATGTCCAGACCTCTGATTACAATAGTGCCTCTTCCAAGGACATTACGTACAATCAAACCTACTTGAGTGAGGACTCCTCCATCGATTCTGGGATGGAGACGCGAAGGGGCGAACTCAAGTTcattggcagcagcaacaacggaACGGTGGTCACTGTGTCCTCCGTTTCCTCGATGGCTGTTTTTGCCTCCAATGGTGCCATGTCGACGGGTTCTGGAGCTGCCCAACAGCGTCTTCAGTTGCCGGATAAACGGTTAAAGCCGGGTCTGCGATTCGATACCCATACCCATGATCACGATGGGGATGTGGAAGACATCTCCGATGGAGAGAGAACTAGCTCCGATCACGGAATGTTCTACAACAACCTCGCGCCCAGCACGCCAAC AGATTTCAAGGTGACGGCCATGAACGAGGATGAGCTGCGCAAATCGGTGCGCCGTCAGAAGTTTGAAAAGTCCGGCCTTCAGCTTACCCCTTCGGCTctcagcggaaacggaagttcGCATACTGCGAGCACCGGAACTGGGACCTCCGATACCGAAGACGAAGGCTCCACGCCCAGTGCCGAAAATGCCGAGCGGTCGCTGGCCTCGACGTTGGGTGGCAGTTCGGAGAATCTGCCCCAGGCCAGCACCAACAGCTTCCTGCACGCCGCCTTGCCAGAGGGACCGGGACTAACAACGCCAATGGAAAGGGGTGGCAGCA GTCGCCGCAGCATCAGCGCCAAGCACAATACGGAGAATGGGAAAAGCGTGGCCGCGCCGCCCACCATCACCAAGTCGTATACAAGCACCAaaaaggaggagctgctgcaggtCATCAACAAGGtcaagcagcagctggagaat GTAGGCCATAGACCCCTCCGGGGAAGCCATAGCATATCGGACCTGAGTCTGGCAGCCAACTTGGATGGATCGAGGAATGCGGGCGGAGGACCAGGACGTTACACGAAGCCAG GCAATCCCAAAACGCTCAATCCCATGCCCATCGAGGAGTCCTCCATACGCCGCGCCTGTTCGCTGAGCGACCTGCACATGGGCAACTTTGGCAAGC ctggaaaatcgcAGAATGGCACTCCACAGAAGCCGCAGGTCCAGCACCGAAATGGAAACGTCTCGCGATCGGCCAGCAAAAGGAACAGTTTGCAGGGCAAAACTGGGTTGGGTGCCTCCAGCAACTCCATGAACGTTCTCAATCAGGGC AGCGACTCGGAACCCGAGGACAGCAACCGCTTGCGAAGTGCCAGCAACGGGCAGGGACGCAGCAACGGACCCATTG CTGCGAATCGCCAGTACAGCAACAAGATTAACAATGTTAACAACAATCGGCGAAAGACGCCAAACTTTAGCAGTG CCACGCCCATGCAGGACGACTCCAGCTCCGAGGAGACGCCCAATAGCACTGTCAACAACAAGCCCATTGTGCCACCAAGGCCTAGGAACCTGGCCTTTGATCACAAGAGCAAACTGATGATCAACAACAGTGGCAGCCCCGGCGGAAATGCCAAACAGAGGAGCGGAGTGACTTCCACTGAGGATTTCGAGGGCACAGATc CTGAAGCCCAAGTACACAATGTGATCAATAAACTTTATACAACCACACAAGCAGCTATGCAGCTGCATGCGAATCTGAAGAATACGCTGCTGCTGAAGGAACTGGAGAACGCCCTGATCATGTCCAGGAATATGCTAAGCAGCATCACCAATCG ACAAGCGGATAAGACGAACAACGGAGGCGGGGGATTAGGAGTGGGTGGTAGTGGGGGATTGAACCACGATCAGCTGAACGCTGACAACGGAGACTATCTGATGATGGTCAACAACTGTGCCGATCTTTTGAGCAATTTACGCACGAAGCACAAACCCGATGACTGTGAGAATAACTCCTAG